In Prinia subflava isolate CZ2003 ecotype Zambia chromosome 1, Cam_Psub_1.2, whole genome shotgun sequence, the DNA window TGCTAACAGCTTTAATAAATTAAAGAGAATTTACTGCATCGTATTATTCAGTAAAATGAAAAGATGTGTCTCTTGAAAATGTCTGTTAGTCTTTAGCATTCACCTAAATTTATATAGGTTCCTCCGTAAGTAAGCTTGCTAGTTTAGTTGGTGGGTTTAGGTAGGAAAAATGAGCCTCTCTTTCTATATCCCAGAACACACTGTTTGTTCTTATTTCTGACAGAAATATGGTTTAAAACATAGTCTACTTGTTAAATCTTGAGGCTAGATTGTGACCTATATTAGTATTACCCAGCTTATGAGAGATTTAAAGACAAGACTACTATTTACATATATGTAATAAATATAACCGTATCTAAAAAACTAAACTTACTGGGACTTACACTTCTGGCTGTGCTTTTTTGTTCTCattaggttttatttctttctcactGATAAACATCTTTCAATCAGTTGAAGATGCTCTTTTGCAGCATTCTAAATGCTGAAGAATTAAGAagctttaaaacaaatagaaattggatatattattttctttttctttttttgggcTCACTTGGAATATATCTGAAATTCCTCATGTGGTGCAGAATGAATATAGATCTTGGTTTCTAATATGATGCCTTGGGAGAATTCTCATGATTTTGAAATTAGTAAAAGAAGTATTTTGACACAGGGCATACTACATGTTTTGTTTGTGCTAGAGGAGTTCTGTAGAACTCTCTACCTAGCCTGAAGTTTCCCTGTGCAGGTCATTTGTTTCATGTTGCATTTTCTGCTCTGATAATGATATAAGAATACAAGTAACAACAAATCCTCAGATGGCTTTTGGCAGTCTGGATTGCCCTACACAGAAAATTATAAGATACTTTCTGCTCCTTGAAGTAGTCTCTAAACTGGTGATAGCATATATCCTCACCTATATTTGTAGCAATAATGGAAAGTGTTAAGGAGGTtaagaacaaacaaaccaatCGAAACCAattagttaattttcttttctgatagTGATAAAATTGCTTGTATAAATACTTTGTCAACAAATGCTGATTTGAAACACATTTTTGCACACTTAATGAGGATAAATAACACAAAATTGTACAAGGTATAGAAGGTATGTGAAAACACAAGGACATAAACCAGTGTGCCAGCACTTGGTTCTATTAAAGATAGAATGTAGTGACTTTAGTTTAGAAAGTGCTTTAGAGCAGTGGTAACTTACAGACCATGTTAGAATCCAGTTAAAATACCACCTTACACACCACTTTAGCATCAGATCTGTCTCCTGGTAATTGGAGTTGTTTCACTTGTGGGTGACTTCTGTACTACAAAATGAGATACAGCTTGAACAGTTCTGTTCCCTCTCTGTGTGGATACCTGttaaaaatacagctgtgtTATAATACAGAATTTTTACCGTGAAGGGGTGGTGGAAGTGAAAAATAGTAATGGCTTCTTTCTTAAATTTTTCAGCAGCCATTTATTGATGATGATCctgataaagaaaagaaaataaaggaactTGAATTGCTACTTATGTCAGCAGAGAAtgaaatcagaagaaaacaaatgtctTCTGTAAGGACTGTAAATTTCTCTAAATATTTGAATATGCATTACTGAGGTTAATCCTCAGAAATTCAGTAACGGTTGTGTGGTTTAGTGTGGTGGTTTTTTCACCTGACCCTTTAAAATCAAACCTATGGCTGTTgcattgaaaaacaaaaatctgtatATTAGAACTGGGACAACTTCTTTTTAGTGCAGTTTTCTAAACTGTGAAGACAGCAGAAATATGACCAGCAATCTGTCAGTTCCTAAGACCCAGTATTTTAATCCTCTTCAGGAGGTGCCACATTTGATATCATTGCCATTCAGTTTTATGGATCAGCAATGTTGATCATCTCAGGAGAGAAAGGTGAAAAATACGTGGGTTTTGCCCCATTTGGTTTCAAAATGTCCTGTAGATTATATTTTCCTCAAACCTCAGTGTGAGTGCTTGCAGTACTTAATATCTATGTTTGGACATGACAAACACTAAAAAAGTAAGCACTTTCATATGTAAATTCAGTGGAATTTCCCTAATTCTGTAGAATTAGGGTGACTTGCAGAGGACAGTCACTGATTTCCTTACAGGGCTGTGCATATCAGACACCCAATAACCATATTGATCACCAGTTTAGGTTACAGATGAACTTCAGATTTTATGTGGTAGAGTTATTCCTGGCATTCTTTTGAAATGGTGCAGTTCTGCTTACCCAGTAGAGTCTGGTTTGCTTCTAGATTTCCCAcgaaaattaaaatttatttcttggGTACTAAGCAATCTACTGAAATGGGATAGCCTTTTAGAAGTTTACTTAACTATTAATGCAAAAtctgcatgaaaaaaacccagatcaAACAAGTAGTTTGACAGTCTAGAAACTTTTTCTAATCTTATAAATAGAAGTTCAGTGTTCTGGACTGAAGATGACTTTATAATATACTGATGTTCAGGTATGGAGGAAACTTGCAGCAGAGATGGCTTCCAGTACAGCCCATAATTACCTAAGTTGTGAATGTGTATAAGATATGAATGTGAGGTAAGATAAAGATCTCACACAATTTGAGAATGTTGAGCATGTTAATGTAAAAAGAAGACTAGCTTCTCTAATTGAAACAGACAATTAGTATTTGAAAATGCCAGAATTAATAGTTATGCTTAGTCTTTCTGCACTCCTTTTTTTGCCACTCTGCAGTCACATAATTGACTCTTTTCAGCCTCTAAGTTGAATAAGATTAACGTGTTTCTTCATAACTTTTTAGCAAGCTGGAAGCTTGTCTTGTTGGTCTGGAAATTTTATCATGGAGGATTGTATGCCTAATACACTAAGTAGCCTTGAGGAACAAACAAGTGATTTCTACAGCATGGACGAGACCCGCATCACACCCGTTCAGCAGAACTCACCACCTAAATATTTGGGTGTAGAAGCAAATAGAATGTTAACACCTCTACAAACCATTCCAGAATTTGCAGAGACACTAGATCTTATGGAAATTGTAAGTTTGTATTCCTTGTTAAAAAGAAGTGTTTAATTGGGAGTGTCAAGTTACACAATATATGTAAAATACTCTTAAAATTACCTTATTTTGTATTTGTCTATAATTTCTGCATTATCAAAATAGGCTTTATTGcctgttttaaaatatgcagtGTTTTATGATTATACAAAAGACATAGGGAGAATAATTCAGTATGTGGCTTGTAGACATAGAGGGCTGATAGATTGGCTTGGACATTGTGAAGTACTCCTGGATAAGCCTGCTGGTGTCTTGCTTCTTGCCCCACAGGATCCGGTAGCATGGAGCGATACCTGTTTTGAGCTTTCTGAGGCTGTTGTCTCCCCTGTCAAGCCAGCTCCAGTAAAACTAATGCGGCTTCAGCACAGTGAAGGGGCTGCCGAGTGCCAGTACAATGTCGGTGTTATGCTTGACGGCAAAAACCACAGCAGCATCAGTGGGGACGAGGAAACAGTTTTCTCAACAACCTCAAACGTAACTAAGTTCAGCAATCCACCTGCTATCctgagaaagaagaagagaCTGCGTGTTGGGCAGGCCCCGGTTGCTGATCTGAACGACGGCTTGTGTACCGATGCCGTCAATGTTGCACTAAAGCGGACGCCAGTGAAAACACTACCATTTTCTCCATCACAAGTGAGTGTCCTTTTAAATAGGGCTAAACACCAGGACTGTGGTGGGTGGGTCATAAATTGTAAGTAGTTTCTTCCCTAGTAGTACATTGTAGCCTGAATAAGTATGTCAGGAAACTTATTAAAACATCTGCATAAGgctaaatatattaaaatatgtcGTTAAACAACCTCTATTTTGAAGAGTGATGGAGAGGGCAGCAGTGGCAACCTGTATCTCAGCTTACACTTTCTCTTGCAAGTAATTGTTGATAGAGACATTTCGTCTCTGTGACCTAATTAAGTAGTAGGGATTTTAAGAAAATCAAGGTTTCAGCAATAAGTGTGAGTCAAGAACAGAGTATTGGGATTTGTCAGTAACAGCCTTTCAgttatatgtatataatttgGGAGGTTTTGCTGTTCAGCATAATGGTGAAATTTTGTCTTGTAaggttgctttgttttttccttcttgtgctTAGTTTTTCAACACTTGCTCTGGAAATGAACAATTTAACTTTGAAAATCCTGCATTTACATCAACTCCAATCTGTGGGCAGAAAGTTCTTATTACGACTCCTCTACACAAGGAAATGACACCACAAgatcaaaaggaaaatgtggggTAAGTTTATTACATTAGACATCTGGTGGTGTTATTAAATTAAAGTTTAATACACACGGGGTAATGCTATGGTGATCTCAGTACTTTCAGATTCATGGTGGTGATATCTGTTGTGTaaataaaggtatttttaattttatctagaatatttaattctatttaaaTAAGATAAATTTCATTACATTGCTAAtgataaaatattaaagtaTTTAAATGCACATATAAACACTTTTCTGTACTTGTGTAGTTTTAGAACTCCCACAATGAGAAGATCTCTTTTGGGTTCAACACCAAGGACACCAactccttttaaaaatgctttggctgctcaggaaaaaaagtacGGTCCCCTTAGACTTATGGTATGTGATGataatgttcattttcttctttgttgaAGTTTAAATGCCCTCTTGATTTTGAGGTATTGTAAGTCTCAATGTCATCTGAGAAAGCATTTTCTTATCCTAGCAAAGAACTAGAACGTGAATCAAAACTGCTTTGGATCTGGTTGTTAGACTTGTATCCTTCAGTGTAATATGGAGGCATTGTCTTCTTGAGTAGTAATTTGGTACATATAATAATTCGATCCACAGTAATCTTCAATGCATCAGTTTCATGTTTGTGAGTTGGTTTAAATTTGCCTATGCCTTTGCCTATCCTTGAGATAACACTAGACCTCTTACAAGGTGGTTGCAAAATTGCctgaagttttaattttaatactttaagattctgttttttcaaaagaaaaactgtaaatCAGAGAATGAATGGGTGTGGGTTTTCCAGCTGGGTAATCTGGTAAGAGCAAGCTGCTGTAGATGAGTATGACTGacctcatttttaaaaacaactttcaCATTTCACTTGAAAAACTGCATTGTCTTTGAATCCTCTGGTCTATGTAAGAGCTAAGTTGttctttggttttggttcttCTACATCACTAGGACTGAAACTAGGTGTTCATCACAGTGTGATAACTTTGAGTGATGTTTGTAGTTTTCTTCATCCTAAATCCCAAAATTTTAGTATAGCAGTTCATGatcctctgcttctgctggctgTCACACacttttcttggttttgttgaCTATGGATGttacctttttttgttgttagtTTGTTCCAAATGAATTCAATTTTTGTTCTCTTCCTAGCCTAGCTAAGGTATGTTAATGCATAATAACTTTTGGAATTCCAGAGACATATGCTTTTCAAATTCTGAAAAGATTCCAGCCAATATATATTgactgctgcttttctgcaaacacagaaggTAGCTCAGACTTTGCCACAGGGCTTGGCACCATCTGTGTTACCCTATAGATTCACAGTCCCTCACTATGCAAATGGAGTGGTTTGGCATTCCAGTTTCTGTCCACTATTAACCTCCTGttcaaaatcaaattctgaGGGCTTAAGGGAATTCTTCTCCTGTTGGTACACAAAGGAGCCATCTGTATGGCTTCTGTGAAATTCTGTACTGTACTTAGGACTATCAATGTCTTATTCAAAGATTTGTGTTAAAATGGGTATAAATCCTTTTCACAACAACAGTTACACATTTCTGGTAcaattttttattatgtttttatgtgtgtatatatacatatatgtgttTATGTAGGTATTTAGtgtatattaattatttttatccctttttaTCAGTGAATAACCATTTGCAAACAGGTAGCTTGTCTTCTTCAATGCTACCTTGCATTTTTTGAGGCATTGTGTGCATATGTAAGTTTTATCTGGCTAAAAATAATGTGGAGTAAAATGAACTTAAAATAATCTTCATAGCCTTGAAATGTAGCCCTGTGATTTTTAACTATAGTAGCTTATGTCCTTTCTTGCTATGCTTTGCAAGATCTCTTTTCTGTCTTACATTAGCTGAAAGTAGAATGTTGTAAGAACTGGCCACTAATAgactttctgtattttcttcttcaattttaattaatgtttagTCACAACCACTTGCCTTCTCAGAGGAAGATATTAGGGAAGTTTTGAAAGAGGAAACTGGAACAGATATATTTCCCAAGGAGGAAGATGACACTTTGTATAAAAACTGCAAGCAGGAGGTAATATGACAATAGTAATTTCAAATAGGGAATAactgtttttaaataatattttacaatttttctctacaaaatgtttatttcagcACAACTTCTCTAAAAAAGTCAGAAAATCACTGGTCCTAGATTcacaagagaaagaagaagTTGGGGCCCAGCGCTTGACAGAAGATAATAGTTTAGATGTACAGGTAAGAATTAAACTAAACTAACTGAAGAGTATCACTGGCAGCAATATTAATATGGAACTGTGTATCTTTTGTTCTGTccaccaaaataaatttttgcaTTGAAGTTGCTAGATTAATACATCCAGACAGTGAAAAATACCTTCAGtttgaaatactgttttaaGTACTTAAGAAATAGGTGAGCATTGGGCTTGAATTCATGCatgaatttttcctttcattccttCAGAACAGGTAAAATAATGTGAATGCTTTACAGGTTTGTAGCAAAGCTGTTTCCGTGCTGGTTACCTATAAACTTTAGCATACACAGCATGCTGAAGCTTTCTGTAATATACCAGGAGGATGACAtttgctcctgtgctgtgtATGCTTGACAGTCTGGCAAATGTGTTCTGAAAATACCGAAGTGCATATTAGGCAGCAGGTTTTTCCTGCTTGACATAGTAGGGGAATACTTTAAGAAATATCAAGCATGTAAAAGATGAAGTTTGTGTGCTTCCTCTGCCTCAAGGAATTTGAATTCTTCTGCCTCAACAACCAAGACATGAGGAAATCAGATATGGCCCTATTTTGGTCcctctttcctttaaaaagaagtCTAATGTTTTTTCAATTGAGTAATTGAATAGCTCATTCTTTAGTCCTGTAGGAAAACTTTGTTCTAATGAGTTCTTAATGCATGTATGTGTTTAATTCTTAAAGAGTAAATGCCTGTGATTCTTGATTAGGTTTAAGGCTGTGTACAGGATGTAGGATCCAAGGTCCTTAAAAAGATTGTGTAAGGTGCTTAAGTCATCCTCCTTTCTAGCTGGTTTTCTAAATTCCCTTCTAAAGTGCCTCCTAGACTCCTTGCCAAGCCTTGGTATCTTCCTGCTGGGTATTGGGTGCTCTGCAGCCTAGTGGAAATTGCCAGCTTCCCCAGAAACATCtcctgggagaagcagcagtgctgcagccattCCACTCATGACCAAAATGCCTGCTGTTCTCTGAGTAATGTCTTGTTATGACACATTACTGTGTATCACTGGGCACAGGTTAAGGTACAACATGATGTCCTGTTCTAGTGGAGCCTGGGGACTGGggaaaaattgttttccttcattttcataGGGAATGCTGGTGTAACAAGAGCATTCACTCCTAGCAAGAAAGATAGTGGTAGTatcatgttttaaaatgaaaaatataccAATCTTAAGTAGAAATTGTGTGTCCATGTGATGATAATTTAGGAATAAGGTCTGAGGTAAATACTTAGAAGTGATTTAATGCAGTTTAATAGGGTATTTTTGTAAGCAACTGCTTACACCACTGTT includes these proteins:
- the MYBL1 gene encoding myb-related protein A isoform X1 produces the protein MAERRRSEEDDDFQYMDHDYEVPQQKGLKKICSKVKWTREEDERLKKLVEQNGTDDWAFIASHLQNRSDFQCQHRWQKVLNPELIKGPWTKEEDQRVIELVQKYGPKRWSLIAKHLKGRIGKQCRERWHNHLNPEVKKSSWTEEEDRIIYEAHKRLGNRWAEIAKLLPGRTDNSIKNHWNSTMRRKVEQEGYLQSVIKSESANSAELQPQPCLAMEHLHTQNQFYVPVQTHIPAYQYASPEGSCLEHAPSSSNIIQQPFIDDDPDKEKKIKELELLLMSAENEIRRKQMSSQAGSLSCWSGNFIMEDCMPNTLSSLEEQTSDFYSMDETRITPVQQNSPPKYLGVEANRMLTPLQTIPEFAETLDLMEIDPVAWSDTCFELSEAVVSPVKPAPVKLMRLQHSEGAAECQYNVGVMLDGKNHSSISGDEETVFSTTSNVTKFSNPPAILRKKKRLRVGQAPVADLNDGLCTDAVNVALKRTPVKTLPFSPSQFFNTCSGNEQFNFENPAFTSTPICGQKVLITTPLHKEMTPQDQKENVGFRTPTMRRSLLGSTPRTPTPFKNALAAQEKKYGPLRLMSQPLAFSEEDIREVLKEETGTDIFPKEEDDTLYKNCKQEHNFSKKVRKSLVLDSQEKEEVGAQRLTEDNSLDVQANRDWEAVVYGKTEDQLIMTEQARRYLSTYTATNSNSRSLIL
- the MYBL1 gene encoding myb-related protein A isoform X2, whose translation is MAERRRSEEDDDFQYMDHDYEVPQQKGLKKICSKVKWTREEDERLKKLVEQNGTDDWAFIASHLQNRSDFQCQHRWQKVLNPELIKGPWTKEEDQRVIELVQKYGPKRWSLIAKHLKGRIGKQCRERWHNHLNPEVKKSSWTEEEDRIIYEAHKRLGNRWAEIAKLLPGRTDNSIKNHWNSTMRRKVEQEGYLQSVIKSESANSAELQPQPCLAMEHLHTQNQFYVPVQTHIPAYQYASPEGSCLEHAPSSSNIIQQPFIDDDPDKEKKIKELELLLMSAENEIRRKQMSSQAGSLSCWSGNFIMEDCMPNTLSSLEEQTSDFYSMDETRITPVQQNSPPKYLGVEANRMLTPLQTIPEFAETLDLMEIDPVAWSDTCFELSEAVVSPVKPAPVKLMRLQHSEGAAECQYNVGVMLDGKNHSSISGDEETVFSTTSNVTKFSNPPAILRKKKRLRVGQAPVADLNDGLCTDAVNVALKRTPVKTLPFSPSQFFNTCSGNEQFNFENPAFTSTPICGQKVLITTPLHKEMTPQDQKENVGFRTPTMRRSLLGSTPRTPTPFKNALAAQEKKYGPLRLMSQPLAFSEEDIREVLKEETGTDIFPKEEDDTLYKNCKQEHNFSKKVRKSLVLDSQEKEEVGAQRLTEDNSLDVQSKNAYTTSLLMTPLLEIQDNRCNLTSEKQDTNPANKANAVIKKKLNACATKNVKLEKALQANRDWEAVVYGKTEDQLIMTEQARRYLSTYTATNSNSRSLIL